In Silene latifolia isolate original U9 population chromosome 6, ASM4854445v1, whole genome shotgun sequence, the genomic window aattttctcggcgggcaacagcgtATGGCCGACAAAGTAGATTGAGTCTTGTTGCTTGTCCTCTTCTCTCGACGATCACGGCGACCGACCAGTGGCCGAGGTTCTTATGTCTGGATATAGTGTTTCCCAAAGATCGGCACAGACGGGGGTTGGGAGAgtccgaagatgagctttcgattgttTGAAAGGCGTGCTCGCTCCTcccccaccaagtctttattccccttcaacaccttgaagaatggggtgctcttgtcggttgaccgagagatgaaacgggctagagccgccatcctcccggtcagcatcatgacCTCCTTTCGGTTCCTCGGCTCTCGACTGGGTCTAGGATCGCCTGGACTTTGTGCGGATTGGCGtcaattcccctggcactgacaagtacgccgaggaatttacctgcccggacaccgaagttgcatttcattgggttgagcttcatcttgtacttccttagtgaTCATTCATTTATAACTTATTAATGATTAAATCTTTAAAAGCCTAAAATTCGGTCCGGACTTAAATTAATCAGTCttagaccggaccggaccaaagaTCGAAACTTTAAAAACTGTGGACTCGATACCCGATCTAAAAGAATTCGGTTTGGTTTCGGTCCAGACCAAATGATTCGATCCATTTTTCCGCTCGGACTTAAAGCTGCTCACCTCTAAGAAAAATAATGTAAAACAACTTAAGAGTTCATACTTTTAACTGAAAAAATTAAAGCTAAATATATATGCATAAAATCTTGTAAGGGGCCTAGAAAATGAGTATAGGTCTCATGTCCGACCCATACCCATACCTGAAGTTTTATAAATAGACAATATTCGGCCCATATCCATACGGGTCCAAAATAAGAAGACTCATACCCGACCTATTAGGATAAGATTCAAAGAATTTAGATAGGGTTCTGAATCCACTACCGTTCCTACATGGGAAAATATTTTGCTATGTTGCTCGGACTCTTTAATATTACCTTGCGTACTCGTGTTGGACATTGGACACTCAGACGGTAGGACACTCCGACACTATTTTATACCAAAAACATGATTTTTTTTCACAAAACAACCATATTCGATACTTGGACACGCACCCGTATCGGATACTTCTAATCAAGTCCAAGCAACATAGATATTTGGGTAGAATGGCTATAAGGTAGCGTTTGAAAACACggaattgatttcattttcatgatttcaattgtataaattcaaatgtttgaattcaattccaaatccaattccaAAATTGCGTTTGAGAAACCTAtgattggaattggaattgaacttgggcgagacggatatgggtcgaggttattggatgttttatatttgaaaaaattaaatattgTCTTGAAAAATATTTGCGATCggaaaaaatatcataaataaaaatattttgatgaaatttgcTTCCCAAAATAAAACGTAAGAACTAAGAAGTGATGGAATTGAAATGACTACCATATGTCCATATGGTAGGTATTTGAAAACCCCAAATTCTAACTAGCTTGGAATTGATAAGGAATTGAGTCAATTCCAATTCAAAATTCTAGGGGTTCCTAAACACTTAAAATATCTCAATTACggaattcaatttcaatttaagGTTCCAAAACATACCATAGAATATTAAATAGGATTCAATTTGTTCAAATGGAAGGTTAATAGGTGCTAAGGCCGCTCAAGTGATAGGTGAAAGTCTCTTTCTAACGTACGAAATTGATCTTAGATCATTATTTCTACCTCATCCTCTCGATCGTCACCACCAAGTAGATATATATGATGATGTCTTACTTTTGTAATATAACATAAGTGATGTCTTTGCTAATTTACTTTCTAAAACCTTGTATATATAATCTTTTAGCCCTCTTttatgagaatttgtgatattttatcatTTTCTTAAACATTCTTTTCATCTTTCACTCGTATGTGATATACGCTCAACAAGTTAATATTACAGGAGAGACTATTTCAGATTTGAAATCCGTCTACAGAAACGTTATAAATCAATATCGAGCTAAACAAATCTCTGTATTACCAAATCATGATTCATTAAAATAATGAAGCAACGACTTTAAAAAATTACAGTACTAAGTAAATAATGAAATAGATGTTGCACCCTacctataatttttttttcttgtcGTCAAATGAGCCATAAAGGCAGTACAAtatcaaaaataaggagattcgAACTTGTAATCTATTGTCCACTAAACCTCTTTCTTAACCTAAATTAAGATATTCGATACTTAACTATGATTGTAGATCCGTACTGTAGAAGTTTTAATTTAATATTGCATGGAAGTGGTACCTATGATTTATGTTACAACTTACAACACCATCTAAGATATTTATCATAGTACTTACTACATAATCTTAGTTTAGGATAATGATATTAATGATGACATGGACATAAGAGGAAACAATCAAAAAGATGTCATCCTACCCAAATTATTTTGGCTTATTCAACAATTGATTGCTTGACGCCCCAATCTAACTATCCACTTTTCATCATACCACTTGTTCATTGCTTTCACTTCTCCAATATTTCTATTTTTAGTATCTACACCTCCCAATTAATTTGCAAGACGTTATGTTCTTAATCTTTGACTAACCGGATTAGGACAATATAATTAGGATAAAATGTTAACTATGTTTGTGATATTTACTAGATATTTAGAAGGGCATTAACTTTAGGTAAATTGAAAAGGAAATAAAAACAACATAACTGGAATGGAAGAAATATAACTTTTACGTTAATGTGAAAATAAAATAGAGCTCTCAGTATTTTGATACATAAATCATTGATCATTGGGCAAAAAACAacacaagaaaatgaaataatctCTTAAACTTGTATTACGGTACATTAAAATGAGGCGTTCATCAAAGAAAAATATTTAAAATTAAATAGTTTTCAAATTCTTATTGTTGTTGAGTCGTCccatttccattttcatttccatTTTCATTATCAAATCCATTTCCATTCTCATTTTTATTACctacaataaaaaaaatcaataccaaattatcaatataattaaCTTGTAGATCAACAATGTAGCatacataaaattaaaatcaaataTTGTTATAAGACTAAATGAAGTTACCgcatattatttatttatctcaTCATAAAGAGTTAAAGAGACTCATTGTCTTAATTATGTTTATGATAAAGTTAATTATTTTTCACTCGGGAATTACAAGATTATAGCAAAACAACAAAAATAATTTGATATAAATAACAATTTATCATTCAACATATTTCTAGCCTATTAAGCATCGGGAATGTAAAAAAACGTCTTGACTAGTCACTAGGATAATGCTTGATTAttttgtaaaagaaaaaaaatactcGTAATTTATTTCAATTACTGTATGATATTAATTAACATTCCAAAAGTACCCTTCACACCAAATTAAGTATAAAGTTAAATGAGCAAGTTAAAATCCTAGAAGCATCCCAAAAGAAGAAGTTCAAAGGCTAGAAGACTTGCCAGCAATATCAATGACAAAGCGATATCGGACATCATTTTTAGAAAGACGGTCCAAAGCCTCGTTTATTTGGTCTGGTGTAACAAGCTCTATGTCACAAGTTATGTTGTATTTCCCACATACGTCCATCATTTCCTGTGTCTCTTTCATTCCACCCGTCATGCTCCCTTTTACCACTCTTTTTCCTGTTACAAAAAAATATTTACATTCCAATTGGTTAGATAATAGCTTCCATGATCCGTTCGCCGTTCGGTTTGATCCAGAACCGGATTAAAATAAAGTATGGCCCGATCTGCTCCAGACCAGATCGCGCGGTCAGGTCTGATCTTTGGTCCGGACCATTGGATGAACAAACACCCCTAGCTTTCTGGTTAGTAACTTATGCATAGTGATTGAAATAGCTATACGGTGAAAATAAGTGGAACTTGGTTATGGTAGCAAAGTAGTTTGAGAAAGAATGGTACCGAAAATGAGAGGGAAAGAGGGTAGGGCCATGGGCTTGTCAGGAGCCCCAACAATAACAAGAACTCCATTTACTTTCAACAGCTCTAAAGTTGGCCCAAGAGAGTGATAAGCTGATACTGTGTCCAATATGAAATCTAGGCTTCTTCTTTTCGCCTATTTACAAATTAAGATGCAAAAAAGTGTCAAatattcttcaaaaaaaaaaaaaaaatcacaaaatcgacggcacatatccgtctgtAGCAAGACTAGCTGAATATAAATACAGAGATATCGGAAGATAAACGAGATAACATTATCTGATGGCAACTATTTTCATTACTCTTTTACAACAATGTACTGTAAAATCTCTATACTATGGGTCCAACGTCTTAATCTTGTAGTTGGCTGTCTAATGTTCCATAAATTGAGTCACTTATTATAAAAATAACTGCTCAGTACTGGCGCAATATCGACAGGGCCGGCCCTAAGGAGTAATTAGAGGGGCAAATGACAAGGGCCCATGTCTAGAAGGGGTCTATGAAGGTGGATTAGGAGTCTGCTAAATTGGCTATAGCTCGAGGCCTTTAtcaaatactccctcccattcatcaTAATCTTCccatttggttttggcacaatactttaggaaaagtattaaaataggagtaaaagagctatgtggggttggtgataggagagagggatgaattattagtagttaaataaaaaattgtggggccaaaacataaaggaaagtaataaaataggagtaaaagagttgtgtggggtttggtgataggagagagagaaatgaataaaataagagtaaaattttctaaaaatagaaagtggaatattagttgaataatccgttttgggaaagaaggaacattatagtgactgggagggagtaaaTTTTATTACATGTAATtatcaaaataagagaagtagCCTAGTGGTTATTTATTCTAAAGGTTTGTGTTGTTTCGTTTATCAAATTGTATTAGATAGTGATACGTGAATTACTTGAAGAGAACTTTTTAAAGAGTCGGGGCCTCCATTTAACAATTTGCCTAGGGCCCCGAGATGTTCAGGACCGGCCTTGAATATCAATCACCAACTATAAGGTGTCGAAGATGTCTTAGCCTGGTGGTTAAGATGAAAGTATTATGAACATGTCTTATAGTGCTCTTATGACTCATTTGACACCATAATAAACGATATCAAGATTAAGGTGCACTTATATGTATATCAAGCATTTAATTTATGGGGGAAAAGAAGTGAATTAAACCTTCATTTGAGAGGCATCAGTGCTGATAACAAAATCATCAGCACCAAGACGTTGTTTAGCCTCAACCTCCTTAGAAGGGGAGGTACTAATGACGGTGACATGGTGACCAAATGCCTTGGCAAGCTTAACCGCGACATGGCCTAGACCACCTAGCCCAACTATCCCGACTTTCTTTGGACTCGTTGATTCCTCAAGCAAGTTGTTGTCCTTCATTGGGCTGTACACTGTTATCCCGGCACATAACAGTGGTGCTGCTGCATCCATTGGTAAACTTTCCGGCACACTTACCACATACCTGTTATACATCGTAACTAAACCTGTCAAACGGGTTTTGTCACTTACTAATAGAACAATACAATATCATGTTACTTCAACAGTTCGACTTTTCAGATATGTTTCAGAAAGTGTGATTTGGAATCAAAATTTTGTCAATTTGATATTTActttaaaacattttttttttgcagcatTTACTTTAAAACATTGTGGACATAGGACTCACATGATTAACAACAAAAAATAGAGATTGAAAATGATGTATCATAATTTTGGAAAACATTCCCCCACATTTGTATCCATATTTTAGAACATAATCCACATGCCGGAAAATTCAATTATCTAGTGCTACATTATATCAAAACTAGAACGATTGGGTAGAGAATGGGTTTATGTAGGATTTGAGAGTAAAGTCGTTCCTCCAAATAACGACTTTGCTATGTACACAGAATTAAACACAGATCAGTGTGAGAAATTCTGACATAAATAAAGTTGATGTACCAAATAGCGGTTTTACTTATGGCGTATAATTCAGTGAAATTATTGAAGTAAAAAAAGTCAGTTGTAAAAAGTAAAGCCGTTACTTCAAGTAGCAACTTTAATTGCCTCTGTCAGCAGATTTTTCTTACTAGTCTGTGTTGTTTTGTGTATACAGAGCGAATTAGCGACTTCACTCCTTATCCTACATACAAGGACCTATTCCTTACACGTTACAACTAGTTTCACCCCATCTCCATTTCCAAATTCTTTATCATTAATCCTTGCTTTACCAATTCATCCCTACAATTAAATACACTCCTCCGATCCATCTTAaccatttgtttatctttgattaataATGAAATACGTACCTTTGATCCGCAACGAGCATGTTAGAGTAACCACCGTAAGTAATACTACCATCCCAGAAAATACCATTGTAGGTAAACTGAATTTTATCGCAGTAATTTTCCTGATCATCCTTGCAAAATTCACAATCTAAGCATGACGCTGCCAAACATCCAACACCTACTCTGTCCCCTTCCTTTAATTTTGTCACATTTTTTCCGACTTTCGTTATTATCCCCGTTATCTCGTGCCTGTTTTTACAGTCGATAATGTGCAACTTCAAATTTTCGCGAAACCATAAAAGAAATTTTTAAAATTAATTAGAAATTTTAAAACTTACCCTGGAACAACAGGGTACATAGTGATACCCCAGTCATTTTTAACATGATGAAGATCAGTATGGCACATTCCACAAAACAATACTTTGATCGTCACGTCGTTATCGCCATTTTCTCTGATCATGAAATGGTAGCTAGGTTAGTTATTATATTAGCggaatcacaaattctcatttaagaccgagcttaagagGATGTTAAGTAAGACTAGTGTCATGTCAACTTTAGGAGTTTAGGGTTTAGGCCATTAAATTACGATGGCTAGATAAACTAGTGtgtggatttgagtgagcttgaGTTAGTAACTTAGtactatatactccgtatatgggATCTTATGTCCTAATAAAATCCCATACGGTtactaattaataaattaattcaAAAGTATTTCGGAAACTATAAGCGAAATTATATACGAGTACCTTCGTTTAAAGATATACGGAGTGATTTTTCCGGATGTATCGTGAGCTGCCCATCCCGACACTATTTGTGTATGGTTCGGAGTTGTTTGAGTCATTtttgtattgttgagttataatacaATGTTTAAAGTTTCACTTCGAATTTATAAGCTATGAAAATGAAGACGTTGGGTAAAATATAATTGtaaatttcattaaaattaaaGGTGGGAGTAGTTGGTCGTTATAAAAATGTGTTTTGTTGTTGAAAGCAATTTATTTGGTTACATAGACCCATCATCTGGAGCCATAAAAAATGAGAGATCAATTAATGTTTAcacccaataataataataatgtgagATGAATCGAACCTTATTACTTTCTCAACTACTTATCACTGTCGTCTTGGTGTGAACTAATGTACTCTTACTCAACTCTTGCATTTTTAGCTCCCTAATTTAGTTAGTTACTTAGTCTCCTAAAAAACCGTCTCATATAATCTCAATTAAACATGTTGATTTATTTATCAAGttaaattaaagttgattgatgtgtcgAGATAGAATTAGGCACGCGGGCTGTTGGGTCGACACATCCCATGGTCCATTGTAGCACGACATAGATTGGAACGCCAAAGACAACACGCCATTGGCCATGCGTGGCTGAAGTTTGAGAAAAAAATATCATACCTAGCCCAAGCAAGATATATAAGGCCCACTTGGACACAACACACCTAGGCACGCTCAAAATACGAGAAAATAAGGCTAATGTGGAGGATTTGCATGAGCACACCCAAGTACAACACGACACACTATGGGTCGTCGACTGTGCCTAGGTCGCCATTTCCATTTAACCAGCACGACACAACACCCACCTTCCCGTGCCTAGGCCGTGTCATTTTCTTACCTAGCATGGCAGGCCGGCACGAGGCACGACTCGGCAATACCCACTTTCATCTCTGTTGATGAGGACCGGTAAGACAACTCACCTTTTAATCAAGGATCATGGTTTGAACTTTTTTACGCGAATGGAAAAGTCAAACTTGAGAGAGTTACCCATCCATCGCCTTCCATTTCAACGTCGTGCCCAGCCTCCCATTTTGGCCCGGCCCAGACAGGGCCGGTCATGCTTTCGGGCCGTGACGTGCCAACCCGCTTGTCCCCCCTCCCCCACCGTGGTCCGCGCAATGTCTGTTCGAGCCGTGCTTGGCCCGTGAGCCAGCCGGTTAttaataattttttaaaaaaaatatgtttCGATTTATAAATAGTTAATATAAGTAATGATTTAAATAAATGTATGTCTAATTAATGTATTTAATAAGTAAAGTTAAAATATGTATTACCAGAAGCTTGTTGATACGGAGTTCTTTTGCCTTTTCCAGTCCGGTTAATTAGGCGAGCATTTCTGCCCTCATAAATAAACAATACCCACACGAAAAAGAATAAGCTgaaagagtaaattatcaattacatcCACACTTAATCCACTCTTTTATATTTACTCACACGTcaaatttttttaatattttacaCCCAAAATAATTGCCCAGTTTACATTTTGCACCCAATATCGGATTCTGGACATATTtccgtcaattttcaatttttttcggcAAAACAATAATTTCATGACTATTTTACCCTTCCCTCTTCTATTATTAAACATAGTTATTTGCCCTTCTTTTTCCTCATTCATTCATTCCCTCTTCTCTCATTTTCATCAAATTTATTTGAAGAACTCATCCTCAAGGTAAGTGTATCCCCATTGTTTTTGAAGTCATTTCCTACAATATATCCACAACAAGGGAGAATTTCAAAGATGGAAAAACCTAATTTAAGGCACAAATATGCAAAACTCAGAAATTTCAAATACAAAACCCAGGAAATAAGTAGCAGAAATCAAACAATAAACTACAAACAAATTAAAAGAATAAATAGAAGGACAACTTACATAAATTACTAAAGTGATAGTGGTGATGGATTAACAATCTCTCAATGATTAAGATATTACGACGGAAATTTGAGGGAATTTTTAGGGGGGGATTTTTTGGGGGATTTTTTGGGataaattaggttaaacaagtgaAAAGAGGGGAAGTAAATGAAGAATCAAAAGCCAAACGGAGAATTATAATTTCGGGGGCAAATTCGTCATTTCATGAAAATTTTCACTTGAAAATGCCATTAGGTGCAAAATATAACCTCAACTATTAATTTGgatgtaatttaaaaaaaaaaattgacgtggaAGTAAATGTAAGAAAGTGGATTAAGCGTGGGTGTAATTGTTATTTactgaaatttgaaatgaatttacCGGTCTCATCTCTAATAATTACTCTGCATCCCGCTGGTCCCGGATTACCCTTTGCCGCGCCATCGATATTTAGAATATGCCATTGGGGAGGTGGCTGCCATCTTATATAAATTTCTTTGTGGCTTGTCCCAGCGAGGATATAGAATAAATTGCGAGAATTTATCGAATACAGTCTTAGATGTCTCGAATTGCTGAAGTAAAAGTTGGATAGGAAAAATAGGATTGTCGTCCCCCCCTCCCGATAATAATCCACCAACGCCAAATCCATCAACGTCTAATTGCAAATTTCGTCGACCACTCGGATAAACCCAAGCAAGACAAACTATTGCTTGCATTTTCAGAGATCCAATCATAAGACATGTTGATTGCTTTCACTTTGCCAATATTTCTATGTGCTCAACTTTTTTACTAATTGTTAACAGTGTTTAACTTGAGATAAACTAAAAAGGAAATAAAACAACATaacaaaaatagaagaaatataattttacatttcatcaccTCATCCCTTTTCTTTTATCTTTCTGTGTTTCTGTAAAAAATTCAAACCTAAAAAACTAATCTCTAAAAAACCTAGAAAATTTCACGTTCTTTCAAAGATCAATTTGATGGATTTCGAAACTCAATTTGGGAGATTTGCTAATGGGATGACAAGCGATGGTCAGGAAGGTGGGCCTGATGTCCATCAAAATATTTATAACCATCAACCCCACCAAAATGCAGAGTTCAATCCTATGAATCCCTTGCATGCAAACTTATGGCGTTATCCTCGTAGGGGGGGGAGGGGGGTGATGAATATTGATCCTGGGTCTTTGGGTCAATCTAGGAAGTATTGGGATAAGTGTATTTTGGGGTTTCTAGTTGATTACCGTTTGTTTGAGGCTGCTTTGGTAAATGATGTCATTAGAAAGAAATGGAAGACGAAGGGTCGGGTCAAAGCTCATAAGATGGGGGATATCTATGTCCTTCActgtgatgaggaggatgacaaaGAGGGTTTGTTAAGGAGAAGCACCGCTACTATTGATGGAGCTATGATGGTGTTTGCTCGGTGGTACCCGGATACTGTCCCACGCACTATACGCTTTCCTTATGCTGAACTTAAGGTACATGTGTGCGGGCTGCCGTTCGAGTATTTAACCATGCATGTAGCTCAGTTGGCTGGTAAGCTTCTTAGTCACCATTTTCAAGTGGAACCTTTTGATCCGGTACCTTCTAATGACTATTTGAGGTTGAAAGTGTGTGTGAAGTTGAATGAACCGCTGATGTCGGGGTTTTTTATGGCTATGGAGGGAGGGTACTTGTTGTGGATCCAGTTTAGGTATGAAGAGATCTTTAAATAATGTGTAAAGTGTGGGAAGGTAGGACACCGGGGGGCTCA contains:
- the LOC141586568 gene encoding putative cinnamyl alcohol dehydrogenase 6 isoform X1 yields the protein MTQTTPNHTQIVSGWAAHDTSGKITPYIFKRRENGDNDVTIKVLFCGMCHTDLHHVKNDWGITMYPVVPGHEITGIITKVGKNVTKLKEGDRVGVGCLAASCLDCEFCKDDQENYCDKIQFTYNGIFWDGSITYGGYSNMLVADQRYVVSVPESLPMDAAAPLLCAGITVYSPMKDNNLLEESTSPKKVGIVGLGGLGHVAVKLAKAFGHHVTVISTSPSKEVEAKQRLGADDFVISTDASQMKAKRRSLDFILDTVSAYHSLGPTLELLKVNGVLVIVGAPDKPMALPSFPLIFGKRVVKGSMTGGMKETQEMMDVCGKYNITCDIELVTPDQINEALDRLSKNDVRYRFVIDIAGNKNENGNGFDNENGNENGNGTTQQQ